Below is a window of Mauremys mutica isolate MM-2020 ecotype Southern chromosome 11, ASM2049712v1, whole genome shotgun sequence DNA.
cgttgtgtctcagtctttacggacaacacagcggccatgtattatatcaacaagcaagggggaaCTCGCTCTTCCCCACTCTGCCACGAGACGACAcaactgtgggaattctgcatagcccactcaatagaCCTGGTGGCGTTCTTCCTCCCAGGCGTGAACAACTCCTTAGCAGATCACCTGAGCAGATCCTTTCTCTGCCACGAATGGTCACTGAGACCGGATGTCGCCCACAcaattttccaacagtgggggttTCTCCGCATAGACCTGTTCGCATCTTGAGCGAACCGCAAATGCCAGAActttttgctcctttcaaggcctgtcACCGGGTCCCTGTTGGACGCTTTTCTCATTCCCTGGACTCATCATCTGCTCTACGCATTTCCCCCGTTCCCTCTAGTCCACAGGGTCTTGCTGAAGCTCCGACAAGACAGAGCACATCTCATCTTGattgcgccagcgtggcccaggcaacactggtacaccacgctgcTCCGTCTCTCCATTGCCAGCCCGATTCATCTGCCGCTTCACCCGGACCTTATCACCcaagatcacggcactctccgtcacccaGACCTGACAGCCCTCCACCTTACGGCATGGCTCCTGTGTGGCTAGATGAGTCGGAActgcgctgctctgctcctgtaCAACATGTCTTGTTAagcagcaggaagccttccactcgctctacCTATCTAGCCAAATGGAAGCGCTTCACCTGCTGGGCTCAGGCACGCAACGCTGACCCTTCGAAGCTCCCTGTCCCAGttgtcctggactacctctggtccctgaagGAGCAAGGCCTAGCATTATCCTCGCTAAAGGTACACTTAGTGGCCATATCTGCTTTCCACCCAGGAGAGAGTGGCCATACGGTCTTCTCTCACCCTTTGACTGCTAGGTTCCGGAAGGGCCTTGAGCGTCTCTACCCTCAAGTACGTCGCCCGACTCCTACCTGAACCTGGTCCTCAGCAGGCTCATGTCTCCACCCTTTGAGCCGCTGGCCACCTGCTCGCTGCTGTACCTGTCCTATAAGACGGTCTTTTTGGTAGCTATCACATCGGCTAGGCGGGTCTCTGAGCTCCGAGCGCTCACGGTGGACCCGCCCTATACtgtctttcataaggacaaggtacagctgcgtcCGCATCCTGCGTTTCTCCCGAAAGTGGTATCGGCTTTCCACAACAACCAAGACATCTTCCTGCTGGTTTTCTTTCCAAAACCGCATGCATCCTCACGCGAGCAGCATCTTCACTCCCTCGATGTTCGTCGGGCGCTGGCCTTCTATATAGATCGGACTAGACCGTTCCGTAAATCCCCTCAACTGTTCGTTGCAGTCACCAACCGGATGCGAGGTCTTCCCGTTTCATCGCAGCGGATCTCCTCGTGGCTGACGGCGTGCATACGCACCTGTTATGGCTTAGCTCACGTTcccttgggccatctcaccgcccactctactAGAGCCCAGGCTTCATCCGCCGCCTTTCTGGCGCACGTGCCAATACAAGAAATATGCCGTGCGGCAACCTGATCATCGGTTCATACCTTCACATCTCACTAAGCACTGGTCCAGCAGTCTCgtgatgatgcagcctttggctccgcgGTCCTACATTCCGCCACATCTTTctccaaccccaccgcctaggtaaggcttgggaatcacctaactggaatggatatgagcaatcactcgaagaagaaaaaacggttacttacctttgtaactgttgttcttcgagatgtgttgctcatatccattccacacccaccctccttccccactgtcggagtagccggcaagaaggaactgagggtcgggtgggtcggctgaggtatatatgcggtgccgttatggcgccactccagggggcgctcagccgacccactggggttgctagggtaaaaatcttccgacgaacgtgcacgcggcgcgcgcgcacacctaactggaatggatatgagcaacacatctcgaagaacaacagttacaaaggtaagtaaccgttttttctcaGTTTAACCTATTAAACCTCAGCTGCACCCTAATAAGTATTTGCACTATGAAGAGGCTTCTGTCCCAGTATACTCCTCACCACCACTGTCCCACCCTGACTCTCCCAGGTGTGCAGCTCCCAACAGGCTTGCCTTCGTCCCCCTCCCTTGGGCAACACAATatagctgctgggaagggagagctGCTGCAAGCACCAGGGAGCATCTCCTGGCCCCGTGTCTCCCCCTGTTTCTTTTTTTTGTAACCTTGTCCATCTGCCACCCAAGGCTCCCATCACACCCTTCTGCATCATAGCatccttcttccttccccctccactgCCTCCATTTCCCTATCCTTTGTTACCATCACCTGTCTACAGTTTCTACCAGCTCAACCTGCTCCTCTTCTC
It encodes the following:
- the LOC123344433 gene encoding uncharacterized protein LOC123344433, whose amino-acid sequence is MVTETGCRPHNFPTVGVSPHRPVRILSEPQMPELFAPFKACHRVPVGRFSHSLDSSSALRISPVPSSPQGLAEAPTRQSTSHLDCASVAQATLVHHAAPSLHCQPDSSAASPGPYHPRSRHSPSPRPDSPPPYGMAPVWLDESELRCSAPVQHVLLSSRKPSTRSTYLAKWKRFTCWAQARNADPSKLPVPVVLDYLWSLKEQGLALSSLKVHLVAISAFHPGESGHTVFSHPLTARFRKGLERLYPQVRRPTPT